Proteins from one Nymphalis io chromosome 23, ilAglIoxx1.1, whole genome shotgun sequence genomic window:
- the LOC126777496 gene encoding NADPH oxidase 5 isoform X2, protein MEFISAVSSSSPRVGIDKASVDRLEQLFKQTVGDQKEITREQFQKIVVSKNPFFTERVFQIFDEDNSGTISHHEFIEAVHRFGRQTAEDKIRFLFKVYDLDGDGLIQHRELQHVMRACMHENGMQFSEQQLLELTGAMCEDARALTYEALRDLLRRHGGLLENLSISIDRWLVPTNPKPEPLSLYQRLLKMKPYQLSVPYFKNNYVYVTYLFLFFLVNVGLFVARIVEYWETNVFVMFARACGQCLNLTCTWVLVLMLRRCITALRVRGVGAALLDRHVYLHKLTGVLVVLYGLVHTAMHLCNFSLIVVNDPVINSQNYTISEWIFTTKPGLFGLIGGYANPTGVALCVALFGLSISSRPALRKGGCFEVFYFAHLLYVPFWILLILHAPNFWKWFIVPGLIYLIERIMRLAWMRSERGKTYISSGALLPSRVTHVAVRRPPLFHFHAGDFVFVNVPAIAAYEWHPFTISSAPEQPGACATRRARSDRPRCNHTAIALSDYIWLHIRGVGEWTNRLYAYFEEEQRRLNAGEEVHEKVTRSASGQSNRSRRRSSSSKKRSVDFSPLAYTNEAFTIEEEMGNGFAALSPPPPLKRPSFLSPLKFLEKSRSMPDVRNGKKLSLQSLRGRTRSESERAFPALAPRRAPPALAHSFRYMRTKPAIIACRPPGAERRRSDESILSIARRRLSKSLSVDRDVESNDKPCVIETPPETIEEESAQDYPIGKPLEIYLDGPYGAPSSHIFHAQHAVLIAAGIGVTPFASILQAIMYRYGRARATCPRCAHSFAAELPQRQGDMSLRKVDFFWINREQRSFEWFVSLLSQLEIEQAEAGGARFLEMHMYITSALQRSDMKAVGLQLALDLLHEKEKRDLITGLKTRTNAGRPNWDKVFQRLQEQRKGKVTVFYCGPPQLARVLRVKCDQFGFSFRKEVF, encoded by the exons CCTTTCTTCACTGAACGTGTTTTCCAAATCTTCGATGAAGATAACTCGGGGACCATCTCCCACCATGAGTTCATAGAAGCAGTTCACAGGTTCGGCAGACAGACTGCGGAGGACAAGATCCGATTCCTTTTCAAAGTTTACGATTTAGATG GCGACGGCCTGATCCAGCACCGCGAGCTGCAGCACGTGATGCGCGCGTGCATGCACGAGAACGGCATGCAGTTCTCGGAGCAGCAGCTGCTGGAGCTGACGGGCGCCATGTGCGAGGACGCGCGCGCGCTCACGTACGAGGCGCTGCGCGACCTGCTGCGGCGCCACGGCGGCCTGCTCGAGAACCTCTCCATCAG CATAGACCGTTGGCTGGTCCCGACGAATCCAAAACCCGAGCCGCTGTCCCTCTACCAAAGATTATTGAAGATGAAGCCCTACCAGCTCTCCGTGCCGTACTTCAAAAATAACTACGTGTACGTCACGTATTTATTTCTGTTCTTTCTCGTCAACGTCGGGCTGTTTGTCGCGAGGATTGTAGAATACTGGGAGACCAACGTCTTCGTCATGTTCGCGAGGGCTTGCG GGCAGTGCCTGAACCTGACGTGCACGTGGGTGCTGGTGCTGATGCTGCGGCGCTGCATCACGGCGCTGCGCGTGCGCGGGGTGGGCGCGGCGCTGCTGGACCGCCACGTGTACTTGCACAAGCTGACGGGCGTGCTCGTCGTGCTGTACGGGCTCGTGCACACCGCCATGCATCTCTGCAACTTCA GTTTAATTGTAGTGAACGATCCTGTTATCAACTCTCAGAATTACACAATCTCGGAGTGGATTTTCACAACCAAGCCTGGGTTGTTCGGTCTCATCGGGGGATACGCTAACCCTACAGGAGTCGCATTGTGTGTGGCGTTATTTGGGCTGTCTATCTCGTCTCGACCAGCCCTGAGAAAAGGGGGATGTTTTGAG GTGTTTTATTTCGCGCATTTGTTGTACGTTCCTTTTTGGATCCTACTCATCCTTCACGCTCCTAACTTCTGGAAGTGGTTCATCGTGCCCGGGCTCATCTATCTCATCGAAAGGATCATGAGACTGGCTTGGATGAG GTCGGAGCGCGGCAAGACGTACATCTCGTCGGGCGCGCTGCTGCCGTCGCGCGTGACGCACGTGGCCGTGCGCCGGCCGCCGCTGTTCCACTTCCACGCCGGCGACTTCGTGTTCGTCAACGTGCCCGCCATCGCCGCCTACGAGTGGCACCCCTTCACCATCAGCAGCGCGCCCGAGCAGCCCGGTGCGTGCGCGACGCGGCGCGCCCGCTCGGACCGCCCGCGATGTAACCACACGGCCATTGCTCTTTCAGATTACATCTGGCTTCACATCCGAGGGGTCGGCGAGTGGACCAACCGCCTGTATGCCTATTTCGAGGAGGAGCAGCGGAGACTTAACGCCGGTGAGGAAGTACACGA AAAAGTAACTCGCAGTGCTTCAGGTCAAAGCAATCGAAGTAGAAGAAGGAGTTCCTCGAGTAAGAAGCGTTCAGTCGACTTCTCCCCTCTCGCTTACACGAACGAAGCTTTCACTATTGAAGAAGAAATGGGGAATGGGTTCGCAG CTTTATCTCCACCGCCTCCACTGAAACGTCCCTCGTTTCTGTCGCCGCTGAAGTTCCTGGAGAAATCGCGGTCGATGCCAGACGTGCGCAACGGCAAGAAGTTAAGCCTGCAATC GCTGCGCGGGCGGACGCGCTCGGAGTCGGAGCGCGCGTTCCCggcgctggcgccgcgccgcgcgccgcccgcgctgGCGCACAGCTTCCGCTACATGCGCACCAAGCCCGCCATCATCGCGTGCCGCCCGCCCGGCGCCGAGCGCCGCCGCTCCGACGAGAGCATCCTCAGCATCG CAAGACGTCGTTTATCAAAAAGTCTGTCCGTGGATCGCGACGTGGAGTCGAATGATAAGCCTTGTGTTATCGAGACACCGCCTGAAACGATCGAAGAGGAATCCGCACAGGACTATCCGATCGGAAAACCACTGGAG ATATACCTGGACGGCCCGTACGGCGCGCCGTCGTCGCACATCTTCCACGCGCAGCACGCCGTGCTCATCGCGGCCGGCATCGGCGTCACGCCCTTCGCGTCCATCCTGCAGGCCATCATGTACCGCTACGGCCGCGCGCGCGCCACCTGCCCGCGGTGCGCGCACTCCTTCGCCGCCGAGCTGCCGCAGCGCCAGGGCGACATGAGCCTCAGGAAG GTGGACTTCTTCTGGATCAATCGTGAGCAGCGCTCGTTCGAGTGGTTCGTGTCGCTGCTGTCGCAGCTGGAGATCGAGCAGGCggaggcgggcggcgcgcgtTTCCTGGAGATGCACATGTACATCACGAGCGCGCTGCAGCGCAGCGACATGAAGGCGGTCGGCCTGCAGCTGGCGCTGGATCTGCTGCACGAGAAG GAAAAGCGTGACCTGATCACGGGCTTGAAGACCAGAACGAACGCGGGTCGCCCGAACTGGGACAAAGTATTCCAAAGGTTGCAGGAACAACGAAAGGGCAAGGTCACGGTGTTCTACTGCGGGCCCCCCCAACTGGCGCGCGTGCTGCGAGTTAAATGCGATCAGTTTGGATTTAGCTTTAGGAAGGAagtgttttaa